The Anguilla rostrata isolate EN2019 chromosome 18, ASM1855537v3, whole genome shotgun sequence genome has a window encoding:
- the LOC135245047 gene encoding ankyrin repeat domain-containing protein 1-like — MGLLVEDLVVGKKCESKNRGGLLQEGFAEGEYETAVTQEKQDGRPSHSDLPSAATTNNSPPEDLYPISLKTDRAGRLKLETVEDLHNILKLKKRRRAKRVPVKKAEPKPEAVPVVVDGDMFLKAAIENKLPVIEKYLADGGDPNICDHFKRTALHQASSRGHVEIVKRLLEAGALIENRDKLESSAVHWACRGGSQPVLELLLNHGANFRARDKLLSTPLHVAVRTGHYECAEHLIQCGADINAKDMDGDTPLHDAVRINRFKFLKLLLLYGANLTIKNCEGKSPLECVLKWQNGAKDILNTYEEDTNCPSL; from the exons ATGGGACTGCTGGTCGAAGATCTG GTCGTAGGCAAGAAATGCGAGAGCAAAAACCGCGGAGGGCTACTGCAGGAAGGCTTCGCCGAGGGAGAGTACGAGACGGCCGTCACTCAGGAGAAACAAGATGGCCGACCGTCTCACAGCGACCTCCCTTCAGCCGCCACCACAAACAACAGCCCGCCAGAGGACCTCTACCCGATATCATTAAAA ACTGACAGAGCGGGTCGGCTGAAGCTGGAAACGGTGGAAGACCTTCACAATATTctgaagctgaagaagaggaggagggcgaaGAGGGTGCCAGTTAAGAAGGCGGAACCGAAACCCGAGGCTGTG CCTGTTGTGGTGGATGGGGATATGTTCCTGAAAGCCGCTATTGAGAATAAATTGCCTGTGATTGAAAAGTACCTAGCTGACGGCGGAGATCCCAACATCTGTGACCAT TTTAAACGGACTGCGTTGCACCAAGCTAGCTCAAGGGGCCATGTGGAGATTGTGAAAAGACTGCTAGAGGCTGGGGCTTTGATTGAGAACAGAGATAag CTGGAGTCCAGCGCTGTTCACTGGGCCTGTCGGGGAGGTAGTCAGCCAGTACTGGAGCTGCTGTTGAACCACGGGGCAAATTTCAGGGCCAGAGACAAG CTGCTGAGTACTCCACTACATGTGGCAGTTCGAACTGGCCACTACGAGTGTGCTGAGCATCTGATTCAGTGCGGGGCCGATATCAACGCCAAAGACATG GACGGAGACACACCTCTGCACGACGCTGTGAGAATAAACCGATTCAAATTCCTTAAACTGCTGTTGTTATACGGTGCCAATCTGACCATCAAGAACTGC GAGGGAAAGTCCCCATTGGAGTGTGTTCTTAAGTGGCAAAATGGAGCAAAGGACATTCTGAACACTTATGAAGAGGACACAAACTGTCCGTCCCTGTGA